A single genomic interval of Lucilia cuprina isolate Lc7/37 chromosome 2, ASM2204524v1, whole genome shotgun sequence harbors:
- the LOC111678363 gene encoding uncharacterized protein LOC111678363, producing the protein MGNYIDKGSHTFDDNHDENVRVDSTEVAEFADRLSLSNSTTSIEVAQEAGESLNFHIFSYKQYMPCKKRQIYKWASAKLALTEELIRTNQLRTIQLQQCSYLEPDTDYLTDDEMDEVSIDKQLCSLEKYRTELVELIGRLSISNRTKSQKRKKGKRLKRRKLLSKCNSNSNSMNTDDSEMSDSSKIGLNRDKIIKRTPLKVKNY; encoded by the coding sequence ATGGGCAATTATATAGACAAAGGTTCACATACATTCGATGATAATCATGATGAAAATGTACGCGTAGATTCCACAGAAGTCGCCGAATTTGCAGATCGTCTTTCTTTGTCCAACAGTACAACGAGCATAGAAGTAGCACAGGAGGCGGGAGAAAGTTTAAATTTCCACATATTCTCCTATAAACAATATATGCCATGTAAAAAACGTCAAATCTACAAATGGGCCTCAGCTAAATTGGCCCTTACCGAGGAATTGATTAGAACAAATCAATTGCGTACCATACAACTGCAACAGTGCTCATACTTAGAACCAGATACCGATTATCTGACCGACGACGAAATGGATGAGGTCTCAATAGATAAGCAGTTGTGTTCATTGGAAAAATATCGCACTGAATTGGTTGAACTTATTGGTCGTTTGTCGATAAGTAATCGAACAAAATcacaaaaacgtaaaaaagGTAAACGTTTGAAGCGACGTAAATTGCTATCGAAATGTAATAGCAACAGTAATAGTATGAATACCGATGATTCGGAAATGTCGGATTCTTCAAAAATAGGACTAAATCGTGATAAAATTATTAAGAGAACGCCTTTAAAAGTTAAGAACTATTGA
- the LOC111678364 gene encoding uncharacterized protein LOC111678364, with the protein MEEMYILRKDSVNIKDPHGYVNAFSRTEANYKSPTKRSFLSECIRQIHIMNGNDMPMISMPVEYNKVVIWSKLNYLMRPSRITPYQAAVQRVKRRLFREPKLRQRKCQNPKYNDSNFTDSCHFKASRHELGIKKIPRNYLDQARRFVETGLRQNLKRKYMDDHDEESDIESNPLHFNTNEGVFQVSQQVISKVCRYHGNMARHHPQRERSAEEQFKRERNTEACRLSRRARKLEEVLVDQQYRQRLHANNKILEASIRSILYMKTLMGLMVGHTDERNVYV; encoded by the coding sequence atggaagaaatgtatattttacgTAAAGATTCTGTTAACATTAAAGATCCTCATGGTTATGTCAATGCTTTTAGCCGTACTGAGGCCAATTATAAAAGTCCAACGAAGAGATCATTCTTAAGCGAGTGCATACGACAGATACATATAATGAATGGTAATGATATGCCCATGATTTCAATGCCTGTTGAGTATAACAAAGTGGTCATTTGGAgtaaattgaattatttaatgAGACCTTCAAGAATTACACCTTATCAGGCAGCTGTGCAGAGAGTTAAACGTCGTCTATTCCGAGAACCCAAACTAAGACAACGTAAATGTCAAAATCCTAAATATAACGATTCTAATTTCACCGACAGTTGTCATTTTAAAGCTTCACGTCATGAGTTGGGCATTAAGAAAATACCACGCAATTATTTGGATCAAGCTAGGCGCTTTGTTGAAACTGGTTTACGTCAGAACCTTAAACGTAAGTACATGGATGATCATGATGAGGAGAGTGATATTGAGAGCAATccattacatttcaataccaaCGAGGGTGTATTTCAAGTTTCTCAACAAGTCATTAGCAAAGTTTGTCGTTATCATGGCAATATGGCAAGACATCATCCACAGCGAGAACGTTCCGCTGAGGAACAATTTAAACGTGAACGTAATACCGAAGCCTGTCGTCTTAGTCGAAGAGCTAGAAAACTCGAAGAAGTTCTGGTCGATCAACAATATCGTCAACGTTTACAtgctaataataaaatattagaagCATCTATACGTTCCATTTTATACATGAAGACCTTAATGGGTTTAATGGTTGGCCACACCGATGAACgtaatgtttatgtttaa